A single Drosophila miranda strain MSH22 chromosome XR, D.miranda_PacBio2.1, whole genome shotgun sequence DNA region contains:
- the LOC108151734 gene encoding la-related protein Larp4B isoform X3 translates to MNGDAVKIQPPVYANVPVETAMLATNLFGTTAQIAAPNAAAHIPLITAAPAAAAPAPVAAVAAPQTAPLSHQHPQQVQVQVQQQQQQPHPHQQQIIAHTHAHQQHQQQQQSPQTIQAHPAQHLQYGHPPPPAQAQGVANSAVIVGGGVGGGSAAGAGAAAESIDNPEFAIMNGAIGQTQDGTVVCYTTDALVPGVNNTNLVAIEPQPQHIVVPVQVPVPVSVQLPVTVPANGPLPTQNPELKQQQQPQHGNNPNAAAGDDPNLPIDKLKQMLATQLEYYFSRENLANDTYLLSQMDTDQYVPIWTVARFNLVRKLSKDIKLITEVLRESPNVQVDDEGLRVRPNRKRCIIILREISNNTPLDDVKALFSNENCPRPISCEFAANNSWYITFESDEDAQKAFKYLREEIKEFQGKPIMARIKPKSFINRIQAVPNIKNGYRLTSPPTAAVYDPSGAGAAAVSYTTAPQRYLYTTNGTVLGPASVPYNNQVVIPIQQNQFYPGLMAGPWPPGTVTAAGHGQNFYEIGGNIYATNPLAPQAVASFAAAPPPTAQTIVTSKPQGGGGGRYNNNNHRGNPNNMGGGGNSGPRGEPRNKPPRNTQTPSHIQSGSIVPIQLAGGIPGGMVSVVPANIVDPLQQASLQQGQQQPVHQQLQQQQPTSSAHVQVQQQQQATGQVNNSNRHYNTIKSNNWKGGMQKNLDKSYGGAVATHHHYSTQAQGLSTHGHHLQAQQQQQQQQQGQGQSQQQHYHLASSSGASTPQVSYASAQATATLTLAPQPSQHQHHLVAHHAAQQQTQQQQQPPQHQQQVELQEAGENVEHGSHGMQQVNRSSNMSASSSSSMATSISKEPLQWQTRPRRRRRDEESGTINYSPSGRVGLFGTSPSAPHQQQQQMISSSSSSASNVQSGNGGPSHRGGDRESHYNIHDVPPPQPQHRGNYKGNNYNPNYHAQHSSMSNSSHHHHHNALSSQHHLPAGQQQGSSHHYHHHHHHNSIGSNVGNSGGVGVSSGAAAAVAGSGNNSVSGGNGNGTNERGMHHVSLGYQGHQHQQQQQQQQQQQQQQQQQQQQQQQQPSAPVQPPQFDLEATAFPPLPASSASVSTPHTPQANSASVHNSNSSSSAPALTQKQNPYQQQQQLSGSVESTEDQRSSNHQQGESSPHLANSSAVSAAANNWSENRLSDVVRTGGGGAGAGAGAGGGGGGKAKARKETVQSKHHPNQTQPQQQQQQQQPQPQPQPHLPPNFQQHQRNVPVSPTPAVEYAPIEGNNTKNVTKQSSSSSSTHVIKCLTPNINASSKDEAAAAGVGVGAGPGAAQQLDKSNKTEDEMHPKQPLLQQNPQQRLAESYVQTMQQQQQPPPLAAHNDYARGAEAITAVPAGAGACSVATNATGLTASLAECSLSQHKKPPSVAALHAKKEASLTKDSASKKSVATSTSNENIAAATASKLSYAQVAQHHKASTDSKDGSASTGTLSPTGSQKMDLVFGDPSTIAAAVEKSVIATEKRVAGGASPVVNAVPSGKGASGIQTLNSAQVSNAVGAKEKDARSHASPMGGGGRHQSKEKQQQQQQHQQHYGSGTEHNTNANVGSVTGGNRKSRAHNNS, encoded by the exons ATGAATGGAGATGCAGTCAAGATCCAACCGCCGGTCTACGCCAATGTTCCTGTCGAAACGGCAATGTTAGCTACAAACTTGTTCGGCACCACAGCACAGATCGCAGCCCCAAACGCAGCAGCCCACATACCATTGATCACAGCCGccccagcagctgctgccccCGCTCCAGTCGCAGCCGTGGCAGCGCCACAGACCGCTCCGCTTTCACATCAGCATCCACAGCAGGTTCAGGTTCAggtgcagcaacagcagcagcaaccgcaTCCACACCAGCAGCAGATTATTGCTCATACACACGCccaccaacaacaccagcagcagcaacagtctCCTCAGACCATTCAGGCTCATCCCGCACAGCATTTGCAATACGGACATCCGCCTCCGCCGGCACAGGCACAGGGCGTGGCTAACTCCGCAGTGATTGTaggaggaggagtaggaggagGAAGCgctgccggtgccggtgccgctGCTGAGAGCATCGATAATCCAGAATTCGCCATCATGAATGGGGCAATTGGCCAGACCCAAGATGGCACCGTCGTCTGCTACACAACCGATGCTCTGGTACCTGGTGTTAATAATACGAATTTAGTTGCAATCGAGCCGCAACCCCAACACATTGTAGTGCCGGTTCAGGTTCCTGTTCCAGTTTCCGTTCAGCTACCGGTCACAGTGCCTGCCAATGGACCGCTGCCCACCCAGAACCCAGagctgaagcagcagcaacagccacagcacgGTAACAACCCCAATGCCGCAGCCGGAGACGATCCGAATCTACCGATAGACAAGCTTAAGCAGATGTTGGCTACTCAGCTTGAGTACTACTTTTCCAG AGAGAATCTGGCCAACGATACTTACCTGCTGTCGCAGATGGACACCGACCAATATGTGCCCATATGGACTGTGGCCAGATTTAATCTTGTTAGGAAACTAAGCAAGGACATCAAACTTATTACGGAGGTGCTGCGTGAGTCGCCCAACGTTCAGGTGGATGACGAGGGTCTGCGCGTGCGTCCCAATCGCAAGCGTTGCATCATCATATTGCGCGAGATATCCAACAACACTCCCCTCGATGACGTCAAG GCTCTTTTCAGCAACGAGAACTGCCCGAGGCCGATCTCCTGCGAGTTTGCTGCCAACAATTCGTGGTACATCACATTCGAGTCGGACGAGGATGCGCAAAAGGCCTTTAAGTATCTGCGCGAGGAGATCAAGGAGTTTCAGGGCAAGCCCATTATGGCGCGCATTAAGCCCAAATCGTTTATCAATAGAATACAAGCTGTACCAAATATTAAGAACGGCTACCGTCTCACATCGCCACCGACTGCCGCAGTTTATGATCCTTCCGGTGCTGGGGCTGCCGCTGTCAGCTATACGACCGCCCCACAGCGATACTTGTATACCACCAATGGGACAGTCCTTGGCCCCGCCTCAGTTCCCTACAATAATCAGGTAGTGATT CCGATTCAACAGAATCAATTCTATCCCGGCTTGATGGCTGGTCCATGGCCACCCGGCACTGTGACCGCTGCCGGCCACGGCCAGAACTTCTATGAGATTGGTGGTAACATCTATGCCACCAATCCGTTGGCTCCGCAGGCTGTAGCCAGCTTCGCCGCCGCACCTCCACCCACCGCACAAACGATTGTCACATCCAAACCGCAGGGTGGTGGCGGTGGCCGCTACAACAACAATAATCATCGTGGCAATCCCAACAATATGGGCGGTGGTGGCAACTCGGGACCACGCGGTGAGCCCCGAAACAAACCCCCGCGCAACACACAGACTCCATCCCATATCCAGAGCGGCAGCATTGTGCCCATCCAGCTAGCGGGAGGCATTCCCGGTGGCATGGTGAGCGTGGTGCCCGCCAATATTGTGGATCCCCTACAACAGGCTTCGCTGCAGCAGGGCCAGCAACAGCCGGTTCAccagcagctacagcagcagcagccgacaAGTTCCGCCCATGTCCAagtccaacagcagcagcaggcaacGGGGCAGGTGAACAACTCCAATCGCCATTATAATACAATAAAGAGTAATAATTGGAAGG GTGGAATGCAGAAGAACCTGGACAAAAGCTATGGCGGTGCGGTGGCCACTCACCACCACTACAGCACCCAGGCCCAGGGTCTGTCCACACATGGCCACCATCTCCAGgcccagcagcaacagcagcaacaacaacagggacagggacaatCACAACAGCAGCACTATCATTTGGCTTCCTCTAGCGGCGCGAGCACACCTCAGGTATCTTATGCCAGTGCTCAGGCTACGGCTACCTTGACGCTGGCCCCGCAGCCCAGCCAGCACCAACATCATCTGGTGGCCCATCATGCCGCCCAGCAacagacgcagcagcagcagcagccgccgcagcatcagcagcaagTTGAGCTGCAGGAGGCGGGAGAGAACGTGGAGCATGGTTCGCATGGGATGCAACAGGTAaatcgcagcagcaacatgtCGGCCAGCTCctcctcgtcgatggccacaTCAATCAGCAAGGAGCCGCTGCAATGGCAGACGCGTccacgtcgtcgtcgtcgcgaTGAGGAGAGCGGTACTATCAATTATTCTCCAAGCGGTCGAGTGGGG CTCTTTGGCACCTCACCCTCCGCGCCGcatcaacagcaacagcagatgATTTCATCGTCTTCGTCTTCCGCCAGCAATGTGCAGTCGGGCAACGGCGGTCCCTCCCATCGCGGCGGTGATCGGGAGAGCCATTACAATATTCACGATGTACCACCACCACAGCCCCAGCACCGGGGCAACTACAAGGGCAACAACTATAATCCTAACTATCACGCCCAGCACTCGTCCATGTCGAACAGCtcccatcaccatcaccacaATGCCCTGTCCTCGCAGCACCACCTGCCAGCGGGACAGCAGCAGGGCTCGAGTCACCACTATCACCACCATCATCACCACAATTCCATCGGCAGCAATGTGGGGAACAGCGGAGGAGTGGGCGTCAGCAGTGGAGCTGCAGCCGCAGTCGCTGGATCTGGGAACAACAGCGTGTCGGGTGGAAACGGCAATGGCACCAATGAGCGTGGCATGCATCACGTTTCCCTGGGCTATCAGGGacaccagcatcagcaacaacaacaacagcagcagcagcagcagcagcaacaacagcaacaacaacaacaacaacaacaacagccgtCAGCGCCAGTGCAACCGCCGCAGTTTGATCTAGAGGCAACCGCCTTCCCACCACTGCCAGCCTCGTCGGCATCGGTAAGCACGCCACACACTCCTCAGGCCAATAGTGCGTCCGTGCACAACTCCAACTCGTCCTCCTCTGCGCCTGCCCTAACACAGAAACAAAATCcttatcagcagcagcagcagctgagcGGCAGCGTGGAGAGCACCGAGGATCAGCGTTCAAGCAATCATCAGCAGGGCGAGAGTAGTCCTCATCTGGCCAACAGTTCCGCTGTCTCTGCCGCTGCCAACAACTGGTCCGAGAACCGCCTCTCGGACGTGGTCCGCACTGGTGGGGGAGgagccggtgccggtgccggtgccggtggcggtggcggaggTAAGGCCAAGGCTCGCAAGGAGACTGTCCAAAGCAAGCACCATCCGAATCAGacccagccgcagcagcagcaacaacaacaacaaccacagccgcagccacagccgcaTTTGCCTCCCAACTTCCAGCAGCATCAGCGAAATGTGCCGGTCAGTCCCACGCCAGCCGTGGAGTACGCGCCCATCGAGGGCAACAATACTAAAAACGTTACTAAGCAGAGCTCTAGTAGCAGTTCGACCCATGTGATAAAGTGTCTAACACCAAATATCAATGCCAGCAGCAAGGACGAGGCAGCCGCCGCCGGAGTCGGGGTAGGAGCCGGACCTGGTGCTGCCCAGCAGCTGGATAAATCAAACAAGACTGAGGATGAAATGCATCCAAAGCAgccgctgctgcagcagaATCCGCAGCAACGTCTGGCCGAATCCTACGTCCAGActatgcagcagcagcagcagccgccaccGCTGGCTGCCCACAACGATTATGCAAGGGGCGCGGAGGCAATCACTGCCGTGCCCGCGGGCGCTGGCGCCTGCAGTGTGGCGACAAATGCGACCGGTTTGACCGCCAGCCTGGCCGAGTGCAGCCTCAGCCAGCACAAGAAACCGCCCTCCGTTGCCGCCCTGCACGCCAAGAAGGAGGCAAGCCTGACCAAGGATTCAGCCAGCAAGAAGAGCGTTGCCACCTCAACATCGAACGAGAACATTGCCGCCGCCACGGCAAGTAAGCTCAGTTACGCTCAGGTGGCCCAGCATCACAAGGCCTCCACTGACAGCAAGGATGGAAGTGCCTCCACAGGCACCCTCTCGCCCACTGGCAGCCAGAAGATGGATCTAGTCTTCGGCGATCCCTCCACAATCGCTGCCGCAGTGGAGAAGAGTGTGATCGCCACCGAGAAGCGTGTAGCAGGAGGAGCCTCCCCGGTCGTCAATGCTGTGCCGTCTGGCAAGGGTGCCAGCGGCATTCAGACATTGAATTCAGCTCAAGTCAGCAATGCAGTCGGTGCCAAGGAGAAAG ATGCCCGCTCCCATGCCTCTCCCATGGGCGGTGGTGGTCGCCACCAGAGCAAGgagaagcaacaacaacaacaacaacatcagcaacaTTACGGCTCTGGCACAGAGCACAATACCAATGCCAATGTAGGCTCGGTGACCGGCGGCAACCGCAAGTCCAGAGCCCACAACAACTCTTAG